gggaTGATGGTGACACCAATGTTCCAGGCAGTTGTaggaattaaattttaaaataaataattgtaaCGCATCTTGCCAATTTGGGGTGCCAGAAAAATGCTATCTAGCAAGTAGTATTATGATTTACACAGCCCAGCAAGGCCTTCCCCTTCAAGGCAGTACCAGGGAGACTAGATAGATACTTTTTCCTCTTGTGCTTTCATTGCTGAGAACAACGATGCCTGGTCTCCTTATGAAACTGTCTCTAAGAACCAGGTTAAAAGTCACAAGGAAACTCATGATTCTTGAACTGCCTCAGGTATGGTGACTTCAGAAAACAGAACTTAAAGGTGTCAGAGCATCCTTTTACATACTTGGTATATTGGTGGCTTTTGCTcaactcttttcttctccttctttattAGTTTTAGTGTTAAAAGGAATAGCTCCTTCAGTCATCTCCTTGCagaggaataaaatgagaaaggaaggtgatgtgaaaacaaaatttttcaaCAAAATAAGACCCAATATTAAACTAAATTCTATTTCATTCCTAATTTGAGGTCACTAAAATCTCTTGGTCCTTGTCTCTGTATCCTTCATTTGCAGATgatgtgaaagccatgatccaaggCAATGGCACCAGAGTGACTGAGTTCATTCTACTGGGATTTGCAGTTCTCCAAGAAGTACAGTACATCCTCTTCCTAGTGTTTCTGCTCATATACGTGACATCTCTAGTGGGCAATGTTGGGATGATTTTGCTCATCAAGTGTGATGCTCATCTTCACACTCCTATGTATTTTCTCCTACAAAACTTGGCTTTCGTTGACCTCTGTTACACATCTGCTGTCACTCCCAAGATGTTAGTAAACTTCCTGGTCTCAGATAAATCCATCTCATTCTCAGGGTGTGTGATACAATTATATGTTTATGGCACATTTGCCACAATTGAATGTTACCTTCTGGCTGCTATGGCTGTAGATCGTTATGTGGCCATATGCAACCCACTCCATTATCCAATAGTCATGTCCCACAGGGCTTGCATCCTACTGCTGACTGGATCCTATGTTGTGGGTTCCCTGAATGCCACCATACACACaggatttctcttttcattgACCTTTTGCAATTCCAACACCATCAATCACTTTTTTTGTGATGTGCCCCCAATCCTGTCCCTTTCCTGTTCTAATATTGATGTTAATGTCATGCTGATAATCATTTTTGTGGGATTTAACCTGATAGGCACACTGCTGGTGGTGTTCTTCTCCTACATTTACACCCTGGCTGCCATCTTAAGGATGTCCTCTGCTTCAGGGAGGCACAAAGCCTTCTCTACTTGTGCCTCCCACTTGACTGCTGTCACCATTTTCTGTGGGACACTCTCTTACATGTATTTACAGCCTTCTTCCAGCGAGtcacaagaaaatgataaagtgGCCTCTGTGTTTTATGCTATTGTCATCCCCATGTTGAACCCCCTGATCTACAGTCTGA
The DNA window shown above is from Notamacropus eugenii isolate mMacEug1 chromosome 2, mMacEug1.pri_v2, whole genome shotgun sequence and carries:
- the LOC140523305 gene encoding putative olfactory receptor 5AK3; the encoded protein is MIQGNGTRVTEFILLGFAVLQEVQYILFLVFLLIYVTSLVGNVGMILLIKCDAHLHTPMYFLLQNLAFVDLCYTSAVTPKMLVNFLVSDKSISFSGCVIQLYVYGTFATIECYLLAAMAVDRYVAICNPLHYPIVMSHRACILLLTGSYVVGSLNATIHTGFLFSLTFCNSNTINHFFCDVPPILSLSCSNIDVNVMLIIIFVGFNLIGTLLVVFFSYIYTLAAILRMSSASGRHKAFSTCASHLTAVTIFCGTLSYMYLQPSSSESQENDKVASVFYAIVIPMLNPLIYSLRNKDVKEAVKVLIKSYS